A region of Vitis riparia cultivar Riparia Gloire de Montpellier isolate 1030 chromosome 1, EGFV_Vit.rip_1.0, whole genome shotgun sequence DNA encodes the following proteins:
- the LOC117915911 gene encoding regulator of G-protein signaling 1 isoform X1: MGSCGKDGGCPSDYIAVAISLLCFILLLIKATLPFLVHKVPRPKGSGFWIPVIQVFASLNLLLSIVMSINFLKFKKKHWWQSCYLWAVWVEGPLGFGLLLSCRIVQAFQLYYIFVKRRLPPIRSYVFLPTIVLPWIAGAALLHKKKPLNERCHLGTRWIIPVVFLHTTYVAALVGFTVAIRHIEFRFHELKDLWRGILVSTSSVGLWVAAYILNEIHDDIEWLQVTSRFLLLIMASILVLAFFSMSSSQPLLSKMSLRKREATEFETMGRALGIPDSGLLLQREPAPDIDPNEPLDKLLLNKGFRQSFMAFADSCLAGESVHFYDEAHELAKIPVNDPVRRIYMARHIIEKYVIAGATMEVNISHRNRQEILTTPDLAHPDLFNNALNELLQLMKMNLAKDYWSSMFFKKLREDGSGSNGHELEVVTGWNYSPRLSCVHGEDDPFHEEHPSKSSAHDTNTQDVEQQ, from the exons ATGGGCAGCTGTGGCAAGGATGGAGGTTGTCCATCTGATTACATAGCCGTTGCCATATCCCTCCTCTGCTTCATCCT GTTACTAATAAAAGCTACATTACCCTTTCTGGTTCACAAAGTTCCTCGTCCTAAAGGCAGTGGCTTTTGGATTCCAGTGATTCAAGTTTTTGCCAGCCTCAACCTTCTGTTGTCGATTGTG ATGTCCATCAATTTCCTGAAATTCAAGAAGAAGCATTGGTGGCAGTCTTGTTACCTCTGGGCAG TCTGGGTTGAAGGCCCACTTGGGTTCGGTTTGCTGCTGAGCTGTCGTATAGTGCAGGCATTTCAACTATATTACATATTTGTCAA GAGACGTTTACCACCTATCAGATCATATGTTTTTCTCCCAACAATTGTCTTGCCATGGATTGCTGGGGCTGCAT TGCTTCATAAGAAGAAGCCTCTAAATGAACGATGTCACTTGGGGACTCGATGGATCATTCCAGTTGTGTTCCTCCACACAACATATGTTGCTGCTTTGGTTGGTTTCACGGTGGCCATCCGACATATAGAGTTCAGGTTTCACGAACTCAAAGACCTGTGGCGGGGAATACTTGTCTCCACTTCTTCTGTTG gactATGGGTTGCTGCTTACATTTTGAATGAAATCCATGATGATATCGAATGGCTTCAAGTTACCTCTAGATTTCTGCTCTTAATTATG GCAAGTATTCTTGTACTGGCTTTCTTTTCCATGTCAAGTTCACAACCTTTGCTCTCAAAAAtgagcttgaggaaaagggaaGCCACAGAATTTGAGACAATGGGCCGTGCCCTGGGCATACCCGATAGTGGACTATTATTACAACGGGAACCAGCACCAGACATAGACCCTAACGAACCTCTGGATAAGCTTCTTCTGAACAAAGGATTCCGTCAGTCCTTCATGGCCTTTGCTGACAG TTGTTTGGCTGGGGAGAGTGTGCATTTTTATGATGAAGCGCATGAACTTGCTAAAATACCTGTCAATGACCCAGTGAGAAGAATCTACATGGCACGGCACATTATTGAGAAGTATGTAATTGCAG GTGCAACAATGGAGGTAAACATATCTCACCGGAACCGGCAAGAAATCTTGACAACTCCTGATCTGGCACACCCAGATCTTTTCAACAATGCCCTGAATGAATTGCTGCAGTTGATGAAAATG AACCTGGCAAAGGATTACTGGTCGTCCATGTTCTTCAAAAAGTTGAGAGAAGATGGCTCAGGATCGAATGGGCATGAGCTGGAAGTGGTGACGGGCTGGAATTACTCTCCTAGATTGAGCTGTGTACATGGTGAAGATGATCCTTTCCACGAAGAACATCCTTCAAAAAGCTCTGCCCATGATACTAATACCCAGGATGTAGAGCAGCAATGA
- the LOC117915911 gene encoding regulator of G-protein signaling 1 isoform X2, which produces MQMSINFLKFKKKHWWQSCYLWAVWVEGPLGFGLLLSCRIVQAFQLYYIFVKRRLPPIRSYVFLPTIVLPWIAGAALLHKKKPLNERCHLGTRWIIPVVFLHTTYVAALVGFTVAIRHIEFRFHELKDLWRGILVSTSSVGLWVAAYILNEIHDDIEWLQVTSRFLLLIMASILVLAFFSMSSSQPLLSKMSLRKREATEFETMGRALGIPDSGLLLQREPAPDIDPNEPLDKLLLNKGFRQSFMAFADSCLAGESVHFYDEAHELAKIPVNDPVRRIYMARHIIEKYVIAGATMEVNISHRNRQEILTTPDLAHPDLFNNALNELLQLMKMNLAKDYWSSMFFKKLREDGSGSNGHELEVVTGWNYSPRLSCVHGEDDPFHEEHPSKSSAHDTNTQDVEQQ; this is translated from the exons ATGCAGATGTCCATCAATTTCCTGAAATTCAAGAAGAAGCATTGGTGGCAGTCTTGTTACCTCTGGGCAG TCTGGGTTGAAGGCCCACTTGGGTTCGGTTTGCTGCTGAGCTGTCGTATAGTGCAGGCATTTCAACTATATTACATATTTGTCAA GAGACGTTTACCACCTATCAGATCATATGTTTTTCTCCCAACAATTGTCTTGCCATGGATTGCTGGGGCTGCAT TGCTTCATAAGAAGAAGCCTCTAAATGAACGATGTCACTTGGGGACTCGATGGATCATTCCAGTTGTGTTCCTCCACACAACATATGTTGCTGCTTTGGTTGGTTTCACGGTGGCCATCCGACATATAGAGTTCAGGTTTCACGAACTCAAAGACCTGTGGCGGGGAATACTTGTCTCCACTTCTTCTGTTG gactATGGGTTGCTGCTTACATTTTGAATGAAATCCATGATGATATCGAATGGCTTCAAGTTACCTCTAGATTTCTGCTCTTAATTATG GCAAGTATTCTTGTACTGGCTTTCTTTTCCATGTCAAGTTCACAACCTTTGCTCTCAAAAAtgagcttgaggaaaagggaaGCCACAGAATTTGAGACAATGGGCCGTGCCCTGGGCATACCCGATAGTGGACTATTATTACAACGGGAACCAGCACCAGACATAGACCCTAACGAACCTCTGGATAAGCTTCTTCTGAACAAAGGATTCCGTCAGTCCTTCATGGCCTTTGCTGACAG TTGTTTGGCTGGGGAGAGTGTGCATTTTTATGATGAAGCGCATGAACTTGCTAAAATACCTGTCAATGACCCAGTGAGAAGAATCTACATGGCACGGCACATTATTGAGAAGTATGTAATTGCAG GTGCAACAATGGAGGTAAACATATCTCACCGGAACCGGCAAGAAATCTTGACAACTCCTGATCTGGCACACCCAGATCTTTTCAACAATGCCCTGAATGAATTGCTGCAGTTGATGAAAATG AACCTGGCAAAGGATTACTGGTCGTCCATGTTCTTCAAAAAGTTGAGAGAAGATGGCTCAGGATCGAATGGGCATGAGCTGGAAGTGGTGACGGGCTGGAATTACTCTCCTAGATTGAGCTGTGTACATGGTGAAGATGATCCTTTCCACGAAGAACATCCTTCAAAAAGCTCTGCCCATGATACTAATACCCAGGATGTAGAGCAGCAATGA
- the LOC117933511 gene encoding uncharacterized protein At4g15970-like, giving the protein MKKSISRPVTFQRRRSTAALTRSAVLKLCAGNMLPDSGAFVFRALAFLFFISAGVFFWFVLFRSAHYSLYLPFPLPLPFPRAAPSSFNNNNWPATFGLILPSDPSEVGNSPPENEELRLERVLKDAAMEDHTVILTTLNEAWAAPDSVIDLFLESFRIGDHTRRYLNHLVIIALDQKAFARCLILHTHCFTLVTEGVDFSGEAYFMTSDYLKMMWRRIDFLRSVLEMGYNFIFSDADIMWFRDPFPHFLPNADFQIACDNFLGDPYNVNNRPNGGFNYVKSNNRSIEFYKFWYSSRETYPGLHDQDVLNIIKFDPFIMNIGLEMRFLDTAHFGGLCEPSKDLNLVSTMHANCCFGLESKLHDLRIMLQDWKEYMSLPPSLKRSSEATWRVPQNCSLDALQSIQLYDSKDNKYLQTG; this is encoded by the exons ATGAAAAAATCAATCTCGCGACCGGTGACGTTCCAGAGGAGGCGATCCACGGCTGCCTTGACTCGCTCCGCTGTCCTTAAGCTCTGTGCCGGAAATATGCTGCCGGACTCCGGCGCCTTCGTCTTCCGCGCCCTCGCAttcctcttcttcatctctGCCGGCGTCTTCTTCTGGTTCGTGCTCTTCCGTTCCGCCCACTATTCCCTCTACCTCCCCTTCCCCCTCCCGCTCCCCTTTCCCCGCGCCGCCCCCTCCTCCTTCAACAACAACAACTGGCCCGCCACCTTCGGCCTCATTCTCCCCTCGGACCCCTCCGAGGTCGGCAATTCTCCTCCG GAAAATGAGGAACTTAGGCTTGAAAGAGTTTTGAAGGACGCTGCCATGGAAGATCACACTGTTATTTTAACAACTCTAAATGAAGCGTGGGCAGCCCCAGATTCAGTTATTGATCTTTTCCTTGAGAGCTTTAGGATTGGAGATCACACCCGTAGATATCTGAACCATTTAGTAATTATTGCATTGGATCAAAAGGCATTTGCTCGTTGTTTGATTTTACACACCCATTGCTTTACCCTTGTCACTGAAGGAGTTGATTTCTCTGGGGAGGCATACTTTATGACTTCTGACTACTTGAAGATGATGTGGAGACGGATTGATTTCCTGCGGTCTGTTCTTGAGATGGGGTACAACTTCATTTTCTCG GATGCTGATATCATGTGGTTCAGGGACCCATTTCCACACTTTTTGCCAAATGCTGATTTCCAGATTGCATGTGATAATTTCTTAGGCGACCCTTACAATGTAAATAACAGACCTAATGGAGGCTTTAATTATGTAAAGTCAAACAACCGGTCCATAGAGTTTTATAAGTTCTGGTATTCTTCAAGAGAAACCTATCCTGGACTGCATGACCAGGATGTgcttaatatcataaaatttgatCCTTTTATCATGAATATTGGATTGGAGATGAGATTCTTGGATACTGCACACTTTGGGGGGCTCTGTGAACCAAGCAAAGACTTGAATCTAGTATCGACCATGCATGCAAATTGTTGTTTTGGTTTGGAAAGCAAGCTTCATGATCTTAGAATTATGCTTCAGGATTGGAAAGAATATATGTCTTTGCCACCAAGCTTAAAGAGGTCATCAGAAGCCACCTGGAGGGTTCCTCAAAACTGCAG TCTTGATGCTCTTCAATCAATTCAGCTGTACGATTCAAAGGACAACAAGTACCTTCAAACAGGATAG